From the genome of Geobacter sp. SVR, one region includes:
- a CDS encoding BON domain-containing protein, with the protein MSNQQTINTVLAALEREPSVNLHTYPLRLDFSEGVLTLEGEVEDIAAKKRTLLAGAGVAGVDRIVDRIRLTPAERMQDGEIRDHVCNTLQAESLLSSCALSSIAKGKPETVRAGGPEPDGSIEVEVRDGVVILNGTVTSHSHKRLAGVLAWWVPGSTDVVNGIEIDPPEDDSADELVDAVRLVLEKDPFVNASQIRVTCDNYIVVLEGLVKNDVQRKMAEADAWYVFQVDGVVNLLEVEE; encoded by the coding sequence ATGAGCAACCAGCAAACCATCAACACCGTATTAGCCGCTTTGGAGCGGGAACCGTCGGTAAATCTGCATACCTATCCCCTTCGCCTTGATTTCAGTGAGGGGGTGCTCACTCTGGAAGGGGAAGTTGAGGATATAGCTGCCAAGAAACGGACGCTGCTGGCCGGTGCCGGCGTTGCCGGAGTGGACCGGATAGTGGATCGCATTCGGCTAACCCCGGCCGAACGGATGCAGGACGGCGAAATCCGCGATCACGTCTGCAATACGCTGCAGGCCGAAAGCCTGTTGTCGTCCTGCGCCCTGTCGTCGATCGCAAAGGGAAAGCCCGAAACGGTCAGGGCCGGCGGCCCGGAGCCGGACGGTTCTATCGAGGTGGAGGTCAGGGATGGGGTCGTCATCCTCAACGGCACTGTCACCAGCCACTCCCATAAACGTCTGGCCGGCGTACTGGCCTGGTGGGTGCCCGGCAGCACCGACGTGGTCAATGGGATCGAAATCGACCCTCCTGAAGATGACAGTGCCGATGAGCTGGTGGATGCGGTCCGGCTGGTCCTGGAAAAGGACCCCTTCGTGAACGCGTCCCAGATCAGGGTCACCTGCGATAACTACATCGTCGTTCTGGAGGGGCTGGTAAAAAACGATGTCCAGAGAAAGATGGCAGAGGCGGACGCCTGGTATGTGTTCCAGGTCGATGGTGTCGTCAATCTGCTCGAGGTGGAGGAATAG
- a CDS encoding CoA pyrophosphatase: protein MECTMDQIKQISAALNSHPPRIIEPGGRARAAVALILRDESNGLNGLFIERSSNENDPWSGHIALPGGRAEESDRGPRHTAERETQEEIGLNLSAARYLGRLSDIAPGGLNIVISCFVYAVTEEPILYPDRHEIAEVSWFPVGELDRAARHSHVEFMFRGRMRRFPAVEMWRENKQQMWGITYRLLRNLNKLQTVQVIGSVVSLKGDKR, encoded by the coding sequence ATGGAATGCACCATGGACCAGATCAAGCAGATCAGCGCGGCGCTCAACAGCCATCCTCCCCGGATCATCGAGCCGGGGGGACGTGCCCGTGCCGCAGTTGCCCTGATCCTGCGCGATGAGTCAAATGGGCTGAATGGCCTTTTCATCGAGAGATCAAGCAATGAAAACGATCCCTGGTCCGGCCATATCGCCTTGCCCGGAGGCAGGGCGGAAGAATCGGACAGGGGCCCGAGACATACGGCCGAACGAGAGACACAGGAAGAGATTGGACTGAATCTTTCCGCTGCACGGTATCTGGGACGTCTCAGCGACATTGCCCCAGGCGGTTTGAATATAGTCATTTCCTGCTTCGTTTATGCAGTTACCGAAGAGCCGATACTGTATCCGGACCGGCATGAGATTGCGGAGGTATCCTGGTTTCCCGTTGGGGAGCTCGACAGGGCCGCCCGCCACTCACATGTGGAGTTCATGTTCCGTGGGAGGATGAGGAGGTTTCCGGCGGTGGAAATGTGGCGTGAGAACAAGCAGCAGATGTGGGGAATCACGTATCGCCTGCTGCGCAATCTGAACAAATTGCAGACCGTTCAGGTGATCGGAAGCGTGGTGTCGTTGAAAGGAGATAAACGATGA
- a CDS encoding cupin domain-containing protein, translating into MNNGTITNLFGGLPPVLTEELFQTLAASGGARVERIVSLGQCSPEGEWFDQDQDEWVLLLAGEALLLLEGEPAPRRLASGDHLLIPAHCRHRVAWTDPDRHTIWLAVHFAPR; encoded by the coding sequence TTGAACAACGGCACAATCACGAATCTTTTCGGGGGATTGCCCCCCGTGCTGACAGAAGAGCTTTTCCAGACCCTGGCCGCCTCCGGAGGTGCACGCGTCGAACGAATCGTTTCCCTGGGCCAGTGTTCGCCGGAAGGGGAATGGTTCGATCAGGACCAGGACGAATGGGTCCTGCTTCTGGCAGGGGAGGCGCTGCTGCTTCTGGAGGGGGAACCTGCCCCCCGCCGGCTTGCAAGCGGGGATCATCTTCTCATACCGGCCCATTGCCGTCACCGTGTCGCCTGGACCGATCCCGACCGCCATACCATCTGGCTGGCAGTGCACTTCGCACCTCGATAA
- a CDS encoding two-component system response regulator → MNAGTDRSTILIVDDELLSVEMLKNMLMEEYDVIMASTAGQALNIALRTPPDLILMDILMPDMTGYEVCQILKDTPACRDIPILFITILSEAENESYGLAMGAADFIIKPFNPTLVRLRVKNHLELKHQRDMLVSRAAELQRVNLDLANEIAERQRVQEDHELLIRELREATANVKALSRLLPICSSCRKVRDDKGYWNQLEHFITEHTEIEFSHGLCVECAKTLYPEFCDRIPLS, encoded by the coding sequence ATGAATGCCGGAACGGACCGATCAACCATCCTGATTGTGGACGACGAGCTGTTGAGCGTCGAAATGCTCAAGAACATGCTGATGGAGGAATACGACGTCATCATGGCTTCCACGGCCGGCCAGGCGCTGAATATCGCGCTCCGGACCCCTCCCGATCTGATACTGATGGACATCCTGATGCCGGACATGACCGGCTACGAAGTCTGCCAGATCCTCAAGGACACTCCTGCCTGCCGCGACATACCGATCCTGTTCATTACCATACTGAGCGAAGCGGAAAACGAATCGTACGGACTTGCCATGGGGGCGGCCGACTTCATCATCAAGCCCTTCAATCCGACGCTTGTCAGGCTCAGGGTGAAGAACCACCTGGAACTCAAGCATCAGCGCGACATGCTCGTCAGCCGTGCCGCAGAGCTTCAACGCGTGAATCTGGATCTGGCCAACGAAATCGCTGAGCGGCAGCGTGTCCAGGAAGACCACGAGCTGCTGATCAGGGAGTTGCGTGAAGCCACCGCAAATGTGAAGGCCTTGAGCCGACTGCTTCCGATCTGCTCTTCGTGCCGGAAGGTGCGCGACGACAAAGGCTACTGGAACCAGCTCGAGCATTTTATCACCGAACATACCGAAATCGAATTCAGCCACGGATTGTGCGTGGAGTGCGCCAAGACCCTCTACCCCGAATTCTGCGACAGGATTCCCCTTTCCTGA
- a CDS encoding DMT family transporter: MSVSVHPSRGTVYSYLILTTLLWGGSFLFTKIGLREVPPQLFVLARFSVATLIMLIVAAPRLAALNAATLRRGITVGLVLGLTNISFVFGLKDTSISRAGVLNNLFVLLIPIITRVLWKDRIGRTSMAGIAMAAAGIWLLATGSGAGFSRGDLVSLICAFFIACHIITVSKVLRDDDVYVVSLVQFATVACLAGATVLALPTTYAVPSLKGMATIAYCALFPTVICFTVQNAFQRYVTPTQAGLIYTLDPVWSLLAGFFILGERLNGREWLGCGLIFLAVLFPLAIRCLRERRPTEPYLEEEVVTASQ, translated from the coding sequence ATGTCCGTATCCGTACACCCCTCCCGGGGCACAGTCTATTCCTATCTGATTCTGACGACCCTGCTCTGGGGGGGCAGCTTTCTGTTCACAAAGATCGGACTGCGTGAAGTCCCTCCGCAGCTGTTCGTTCTCGCGCGCTTCAGCGTAGCAACCCTCATCATGCTGATCGTTGCGGCACCACGGCTGGCGGCACTGAATGCCGCCACACTGCGCCGGGGTATCACGGTAGGGCTTGTGCTGGGCCTGACCAATATCAGCTTCGTGTTCGGCCTCAAGGACACCAGCATCTCGCGGGCCGGGGTGCTGAACAACCTGTTCGTACTGCTGATCCCGATCATCACCCGGGTGTTGTGGAAGGACCGTATCGGCCGAACCAGCATGGCCGGCATTGCCATGGCGGCAGCCGGTATCTGGCTGCTGGCCACTGGCAGCGGCGCCGGCTTCAGCCGGGGAGATCTGGTGTCCCTGATCTGCGCCTTTTTCATTGCCTGTCACATCATTACCGTTTCGAAGGTGCTGCGGGACGACGACGTGTATGTGGTTTCGCTGGTGCAATTCGCTACCGTGGCCTGCCTGGCCGGGGCAACGGTACTGGCGCTGCCCACCACCTACGCTGTGCCGTCGCTGAAGGGGATGGCCACCATCGCATACTGCGCCCTGTTTCCCACGGTGATCTGCTTCACGGTCCAGAACGCCTTCCAGCGCTATGTCACTCCCACCCAGGCCGGTCTGATCTATACCCTCGACCCGGTCTGGAGCCTTTTGGCCGGTTTTTTCATACTGGGAGAGCGCCTGAACGGCCGGGAATGGCTGGGGTGCGGGCTGATCTTCCTGGCCGTGCTGTTTCCGCTGGCGATACGCTGCCTCAGGGAACGCCGTCCGACGGAACCGTATCTCGAAGAAGAGGTAGTTACCGCGAGCCAGTGA
- a CDS encoding pirin family protein, protein MIVIRKSGERGHADHGWLNTYHTFSFASYYDPGHMGFRALRVINEDRVRQGQGFPMHPHRDMEIISYVLEGALEHRDSMGNSSVIRPGEVQRMSAGTGITHSEFNHFKDEPVHSLQIWILPDNEGVTPGYEQKFFPDTEKRKNLRLVASWDGRGGSVTINQDANLYAVLLEKGEEVVHPIPASRHAWVQVARGKVLVNDHLLGPGDGAAASDEDRLVISGQETAELLVFDLA, encoded by the coding sequence ATGATTGTCATAAGAAAGTCCGGAGAACGTGGGCACGCGGACCACGGTTGGCTGAACACCTACCATACATTTTCCTTTGCCAGCTACTACGACCCTGGGCATATGGGGTTCAGGGCGCTGCGGGTCATCAACGAGGACCGGGTCCGGCAGGGCCAGGGGTTTCCCATGCACCCCCATCGAGACATGGAGATCATCTCCTACGTACTGGAAGGGGCTCTGGAGCACCGGGACAGCATGGGTAACAGCAGCGTCATTCGCCCCGGCGAGGTGCAGCGGATGAGTGCCGGCACCGGCATAACCCACAGTGAATTCAACCATTTCAAAGACGAACCGGTTCACTCTCTTCAGATCTGGATCCTGCCGGACAATGAGGGGGTGACTCCCGGCTATGAACAGAAATTCTTCCCGGACACAGAGAAAAGGAAAAACCTGCGCTTGGTCGCCTCTTGGGATGGACGTGGCGGCTCCGTCACCATCAACCAGGATGCCAATCTGTATGCGGTTCTGCTTGAGAAGGGTGAAGAGGTTGTCCACCCCATACCCGCCAGCCGCCATGCATGGGTGCAGGTGGCTCGTGGAAAGGTACTGGTGAATGACCATCTCCTGGGACCGGGAGACGGCGCCGCAGCCAGTGACGAAGATCGGTTGGTCATTTCCGGGCAGGAAACCGCTGAATTGCTGGTGTTCGACCTTGCCTGA